The DNA window CGCCGCTTTGTACCTCGCCTACTGTGGAGTGAGTGACGAACTCGAAGATCGTGCCGATCGCGCTGAGCGTACTGAGTGCGGCCTGGGTCGCTCGGGCCGCATGGGGTCTGCCGACACAAATCGGCGCCGGCACCGCCAAGATCGCGCCATACGCCGCCAATTCCGTTCGGTATCGCGACCGAAAGTTCCACAACACCGAACCGAGTTCGAGCTTCACCGGTGGCGGTGGCGAGTCGATTCTCGTCTCGTTCCTCCGGCGTCGTTCGCAGGGCAAGCCGCTGCGACCCATTCCGCTCGCACCTGCGGTGGCGCCGGTGAACGCCGGTGAGATAGCAGTGACCTGGTACGGCCACTCGTCGGTGCTGGTCGAACTCGACGGTCGACGCATCCTCGCCGACCCGGTGTGGAGCAATCGAGTGTCTCCGTCACAGGCTGTCGGGCCCTCGCGGCTGCACCCCACACCGGTTCGGTTGGACGCGCTGCCGGCCGTCGACGCCATCGTCATCTCGCACGACCACTACGACCACCTCGACAAGACGACCATCCAGCGGTTGGCGTCGTTGCAGAGCGCGCCGTTCGTCGTCCCGATCGGAATCGGCGCGCATCTGCGGCATTGGCGAATTCCCGAGGACCGGATCATCGAGCTCGACTGGGACGAGCAGACCGAGGTGGCCGGACTCACCATCACCTGCACCGAGGCCAGGCACTTCTCCGGTCGCGGACTCAAGCGCGACCTGACGCAGTGGGCGTCGTGGGCGTTCGCAGGACCGAAACACCGCGTGTTCTTCGGCGGCGACACCGGCTACACGGTCAAGTTCGCCGAGATCGGTGCGCAGTACGGCCCGTTCGATCTGACTCTGCTTCCGGTCGGCGCATACGATCCACGCTGGGCCGATATTCACATGAACCCGGAAGAGGCGGTCCGAGCACACGGCGATCTCGGCGGCGGACTTCTGGTTCCCATCCACTGGGCCACGTTCAACCTCGCGTTTCATCCGTGGTCCGAGCCGATAGTCCGGCTGAAAGCTGCAGCGCACGACGGCAGCGTCGACACCGCTGTGCCGATGCCGGGTCAGCGTATCGACGGCTCTCGCCGCACACACGACGATCGATGGTGGGCTCGCCTCGGCGAGCGCACGAGCACCTAGGCTTACCCCCATGTCGATCGAGGCGGACGCACAGCGGGATATCGGGCTCACCGAGGCGCAGGTAGCGCAGCTTCGGTCCGAAGGAAAATCGAACGACGTCCCGGCGCGCGCAAGTCGCTCGGTCAAGGACATCGTCAGAGGCAATGTCTTCACTCGAATCAATGCGATTCTGGGTGTCCTTCTGATCATCGTGCTGTCGACGGGTTCCATCGTCGACGGCATGTTCGGTCTGCTGATCGTCGCGAACAGCGGCATCGGCATCATCCAGGAAATTCGCGCGAAGAAGACTCTCGACGAGCTCGCGATCGTCGGGCAGAGCAAACCCGTGGTCCGACGCGATGGGGTGGCACGTGAGATCGCGCCGAACGAGGTGGTCCTCGGCGACGTCATCGAACTCGGCCCCGGAGACCAGATCGTCGTCGACGGCATCGTCATCGAGGCGTCGAGCCTGGAGGTCGACGAGTCCTTGCTCACCGGCGAAGCGGACGCGGTCAACAAGGTCGAGGCGGATCAGATTCTGTCCGGCAGTTTCGTCGTCGCGGGAAGCGGCGCCTACCGCGCGAGCAAGGTAGGCCGCGATGCCTACGCTGCCCAGTTGGCCGAGGAAGCAAGCAAGTTCACGCTCGTCCATTCGGAACTGCGCAGCGGTATAGACAAGATCCTGAAGTTCATCACGTACCTGATGATTCCGGCGGGGGCGCTGATCATCTACAACCAGCTGTTCTCCTCGGGGCAGTCACTCGGCCCGGCGCTCAACGGCATGGTCGCCGCGCTCGTGCCGATGGTGCCCGAAGGTCTCGTTCTGATGACGTCCATCGCGTTTGCAGTCGGCGTCATTCGCCTCGGTCAACGCAAGTGCCTCGTACAGGAACTTCCTGCAATCGAAGGCCTTGCACGCGTCGACGTCGTGTGCGCAGACAAGACCGGCACTCTGACCGAGAACGGAATGCGCCTCGCCGAGCTCCGCGTCGTCGACGAAGGCGATACAAGCACGCTGACGTCGGTACTTGCGGCTCTCGCGGCCGACGACCCTCGTCCCAATGCCAGCGTTCTCGCCATCGGGGAAGCATTCGAAGACGACCCGGGCTGGACCGAGAGCGCGGTCGCGCCGTTCTCGTCGGCGAAGAAGTGGAGCGGGCTGTCGTACGGCGAGCACGGCAACTGGCTGCTCGGTGCGCCCGACGTGTTGCT is part of the Rhodococcus sovatensis genome and encodes:
- a CDS encoding MBL fold metallo-hydrolase, translated to MTNSKIVPIALSVLSAAWVARAAWGLPTQIGAGTAKIAPYAANSVRYRDRKFHNTEPSSSFTGGGGESILVSFLRRRSQGKPLRPIPLAPAVAPVNAGEIAVTWYGHSSVLVELDGRRILADPVWSNRVSPSQAVGPSRLHPTPVRLDALPAVDAIVISHDHYDHLDKTTIQRLASLQSAPFVVPIGIGAHLRHWRIPEDRIIELDWDEQTEVAGLTITCTEARHFSGRGLKRDLTQWASWAFAGPKHRVFFGGDTGYTVKFAEIGAQYGPFDLTLLPVGAYDPRWADIHMNPEEAVRAHGDLGGGLLVPIHWATFNLAFHPWSEPIVRLKAAAHDGSVDTAVPMPGQRIDGSRRTHDDRWWARLGERTST